A region of the Exiguobacterium aurantiacum DSM 6208 genome:
CAAGCTCGAAGGGGACGCGTTCACGGTCGAACTTGCGAAACAGCGTCTCGCCGTCCATCTGATGGAAGGCGTGATTGACGTCGGAAACTCGATGATTGATGGCTTCATTATGCGAGACCCGGGAAGTTACGAAGATATCGTAGACATCTTGCTCGATGAGCGGGTGCTCGACGAGGAGACGGCGCGGGCCGCGAAAGAGCTCGTCTTGCTCCGTGCCTATTACGTCCGGGAGTTTGTGACGTCAAATTCGTCACGCTTTGACGCGTGGGCAACTGATAACAAAGAAACGTTCGCTAAATTTCCGGAACAAGTTCGTCGCTATGTAGAGGTCGAGCTTGGGCCTGTGTCGGCATTTTTACCAGAAAGTGAGTGATTGGATGGAAACGGTTAAAGGATACTTATTTGACTTAGATGGAACGATGTACGCAGGGACCGAACCGATCAAAGCGGCGGTCGACTTCGTGAATCGGCTTGAGGCGACGGGGTTCCCGTACTTGTTTGTGACGAACAACGCTTCGATGACACCTGGACAAGTGGCCGATAAGCTCGTGAAGATGGGCGTGCATGTGACGCCTGAACACGTGTTGACGAGTGCGATGGCGACAGCGCGTTATATTGAGAAGATGACACCGAAAGCGACGATTTATATGATCGGGGAAGACGGGCTTCGTCTCGCGCTTGAAGAGCGTGGCTTTACGGTGACGGATGAACCGAAAGCGGATTACGTCGTCATCGGGCTCGACCGCCATATCACGTACGAGAAACTGGCAAAAGGGGCGTTGGCTATCCGCAACGGGGCGCGCTTTATTTCGACGAACGGGGACATCGCCATTCCGACAGAACGAGGCTTCTTACCAGGGAACGGGGCGCTCACTTCGGTGCTAGCCGTCACGACCGAAAAAGATCCGTTCTTTATCGGCAAACCGGAGCCGGTCATGGTCGATATCGCTTTAGAGATGATTGGCCTCAAGAAAGACGAGGTCGTCATGGTCGGGGATAACTACCATACCGACATCTTGTTCGGCATCAACGGAGGAATCCGGACGCTCCACGTCAATTCAGGCGTGCACGGGCCGGCGTTCATCCAAGAACAAGAAAAGCTCCCAACCTATATGGTCGAGAGCTTGGATGAATGGATACACGAAAAAAAGGGATGACACGTGTCTCCCTTTTCTAATTAGAATACTTGTTCAACTTCGACGATGCCAGGTACTTCTTCGATGAGCGCGCGCTCAATCCCGGCTTTCAACGTGATTGTTGAAGACGGACAACTGCCGCAAGCGCCCATCAATCGAAGCTTGACGATGCCTTCTTCTACATCTACGAGTTCAACGTCACCGCCGTCGCGAAGCAAGAACGGGCGTAATTTATCGAGTACTTCTTGGACTTGATCGAACATTTCCATGGTATCTACCCCTTTCTGGTTCTCTTTCATTCTAGCAAGTTTGAGATTGTTTCTCAATCATTAACGCTGAGCGTTTTATGACGATGGCACTCTTGATTTTGTATAATAGGAAAGAAGAGGGGGGGATGGAGATGAAAATCACCGTGTATGGCGCTGAAGTCCAGTGCGCGAGTTGTGTCGGGGCACCGAGTTCTACGGAGACGTATGAATGGTTGCAGAGCGCGCTCGGGCGTAAATATCCGGAGCACCGTTTCGAGTTCGAATATATCGATTTTGAGACGGTCGATGATGAGATCGCGGAGGCGATCAAACAAGATGAGTGGTTTTATCCGCTCGTTCTGTTGGATGGCGAAGTCGTGGACGAAGGGGTCGTCCAACTCCGAAAAGTGTATGCGGCCATCGAACAAAAATAAGAAGAGTCGGACGAGTCCACTGGACTCATCCGACTCTTTTTAGTTAGCGAAGCTGGAATGACGTCGTTGCCGACCCGGCTGTGTAGCCAGAGAGCGTCGCGTCCGATTTCACTTGATACGTCCCTTTCTGTGAAGAAGACGTCGTCGAGAGCGTGAACGTGATCGAACCGTTCGAAGCCGTCTTACCTGTACCCGTCAATGTCGAGCCGTTCGGTTGTGTGACCGTCACGCGGACGTCCGCGTTGGCGACAGCTTGACCGTTCGCATTACGAACCGTTGATGAGATGGAAACTTGTTCGCCGGCATTGTACGTTGCTTTTGACGTCGTGACTGTCGTCGAGAGCGCCTGGACTGGTTGAGACGTGCCGCCAGAGCCTGGAGCTTGAACGAGCCCGTTACCGAACCATGTGTCGCGCCCGGTTGGACCGAGGTCGATGACGTCTTGCGACAAGCGTGTGCGGAGCTGAGATGCTGAAAGTGATGGATACGCTTGTTTCATGAGCGCCAAGTTACCGGCGACGTAAGGTGTCGCCATCGATGTACCACTCAATGGACCGTAGCCGCCATTGTAGAGCGTCGAGTTGATGTTCACCCCTGGTGCCGCGACTTCGACCGTGCTACCTGTCGCTGAGAACGAGGCACGGTTGTCGTTAATGTCTGTCGCTGCGACCGCGATCGCTGAGCTGTAACGAGCCGGGTAGTTGACGAGGTCGCCTGAACCGTCGGCGCGCCCGTTGTTCCCGGCAGCGGCGACGACGAGAATACCGGCGTTGTTGGCTCGGTCGACGACTTGTTGAAGCGTTGACGAGTGGCTCGTCGTCCCGAGACTCAAGTTGATGATATCCATTTGGTTCGAGATCGACCAGTCGATTCCGGCGATGATGCTCGACAAGCTACCGCTACCGTTCGCTTCGAGCGCTTTGACGGCATAGATGCTCGCTTCGTGGGCGATTCCGACCGTGCCGATACTGTTGTTGCGAGCGGCGATAATCCCGGCAACGTGGGTCCCGTGACCGTTGTCGTCGGCATATGAGCTCGTCACACTACTGAACGAGGCACCCCCGGAAATCGTCAAGTCAGGGTGAGCTGAAATGCCGGTATCGACGACGGAGATTTTGACGCCCTTCCCGGTGAATCCACTTTGCCACGCGGACGGTGCTTTTAACTTTGGAATGCCCCAGTCTCGTGTTTGGTTCTCGATTTGAACCGTTTGGTCGACTTCGACATGAGCGATGTTCGGGTTGTTTTTCAAGCCGTTCAGAGCGGATTTTGGAACTTCAAGCGCAGCGGCCGGGATGTTGGCGTACTGCTGACGGACTTCCATGCCTTGAATCGAGAGCGGGTTTTTCTTGGCGGAATCTTTGAATACGACGATGACACGTTCTTTCCCGTTGTCGCTAGACGCATCCGCGAGTTGTGGAGCAGATGACAAGACGAGTAGTGAGGCGAGGACGGTGCTGCAAAGTTTTTTCTTCTTCAATGTGGTTCCCCCTTTAGGTTATGTAGGCGTTTTTGACACGTCCGACCAGTCCGATGAAGTGACGTGTGTTGTTTGCCGTGTCCATAATGTAACAAGTATTTCCATCGGGATGTAGATGTCAATCGTATCAATATTCAGAATATTTAAAATGCGGAATCGGGGATATCGGTCCAGGACTTTTGTCACACGCGTCTTCAAGCGCCAAAGGTTGCGTCCATACAAAAACGTGTCGTGCCGAGATCGGCACAACACGTTGGAACATACGTTTATTTAATGACTTTATGCTTCCATAAGATGCCCGACTTGAGCAGTCGAGCGACTTTCCCCGTGAGCGATTGTTTGCCCATGAAGACGCCGAACCCTGCTTTTTTTCCGAGTGAACCGAGCGTGCCTCGCAATTTGATGGCAGGAAGGTCGGGATAAGCCACACCTTTCCATTTGCAGAGCAACACTTGGACGATCTGCTCGGCTTGGGCCTCGGCGAGTTGGCCTGAAGGTGCGTACGGAAGGCTTGCGTTATCCCCGACGACGAAGACGTCCGGTGCTTCCGGGACATGATGGTGAGGCGTCAATTTGACACGGCCACCGGCGTCAAGCTCCCAACCTTGGTTACGGACGACCGCGACCGGTTGAATGCCCGCCGTCCAGACGATCATGTCCGAGGCGAAGAGTTCTTCGTGGTTCCATAAACCATCCGCATCGACGCGCGTGATGTTGGCGTTGTTGATGACGTCGACACCGTGCTCTTCAAACCAGGACTGGACGTACATCGAGACGCGGTTTGACAAGAACGACAAGACGGATGGTCCACGGTCGAAGAGACGAACGGTCAAGTCAGGACGACTTTCCCGGAGCTCGCTCGCGAGCTCGACGCCGGACAGACCGGCACCGACGATCGAGACGACAGAGCCGGGTGAGAGGCCGTTGATGGCTTGTTGTGTCTTCCGCGATTCTTCAAGCGTTTGAATGCTATACGTGAATTCGGCGGCCCCGGGCACGTTGTGGTATTTGTCCTCGCAACCTAGTCCGATGACGAGGTCGTCATACGGTACTTTTTCCCCGCTTGCGAGCAAGACCATTTTGTCTGTCGTGTCGATGTCGGTCACTTGGCCGTATATGTAGTCGATTCCTTCCGGGAAGTCGACCCGAATGTCACGGTCTGACACCGTTCCGGCGGCCAATGCATAATACTCTGTTTTTAACCCATGATAAGGCAGACGATCGACGAGTGTGATCGACACGTCGTTCAGCTGATGGCTGAGCACACGTTCGATGACACGCATTCCCCCGTAACCGCCTCCTAAGACGACTAATTTGCGCATAAAAATCCCCCTTTGTTACTCTTTAACTGTATCATGTTATAATCTGCCGTAGAAGAACCATTTTCCTTAGAATAAAGGAAAGAAAGACGGTGAAAGAAATGATGAATCCAATCATCGAGTTCTGTGCCTCGAACTTAGCGATGGGCTCACAAATCGCCCGTGCCAAGCTCGAGTCTGACCCTGACCTTGACGTCGTGGAATATGGCTGCACCGGCTACTGCGGTGTGTGTGCCCTCGACTTGTTTTGCCTCGTCGACGGTGAAGTCGTGATCGGGCAGACGCCGGAGGAACTCGTGGCGAACGTATATGAAAAAATCGAAGAGATGGCATGGTAAAAAGTTTGGAGTTTCTTCAAACTTTTTTTCTTTTTGACCCGTTGCTTTTTTAAAAACGGTCTGGTATATTCAAAGAGGTTCGAATGTAGGTTGTCTGACGTTTAACATCAAAAAAAGAAAGCGTTTCAAACGGTAGGACACATCTCTTTTCGGGTATGTCACAAATAATAGCTTTTCTTAACATGAAAGGAGCACAACACTAATGAAAATCATGAGTGTGGTTGGTATTTTGGCACTAATTGGAATCGCTTACATCTTCTCTACCAACCGTAAAGCCATCAAGTGGCGCACAGTCTTGGCGGCATTCGCCATCCAGTTCTTGTTCGCCTTCCTCGTCCTTTATACTTCAGCAGGGCGGGCCGTCTTACTTTGGATCTCGGAAGGGGTTCAAAACGTCTTGAACACGGCGAACGCAGGAATCAGCTTCGTCTTCGGCACAGCTGTAGGCGGGGACAACTTCGTCTTCGCGTTCCAAGTGTTGACGATCATCGTCTTCATGTCGTCGCTCATCGCGCTTCTCTACTATGTCGGCGTCATGCAGTGGGTCATCCGTATTCTCGGTACGGCGCTCGCGAAAGCGCTCGGCACGTCACGTAAAGAGTCACTCTCGGCGACGGCGAACATCTTCGTCGGTCAAACGGAGGCGCCGCTCGTCATCAAACCGTACCTTCCTTCGATGACGCAGTCAGAGCTTTTCGCAGTCATGGTCGGTGGTCTCGCATCGGTTGCCGGTTCGGTACTTGCTGGATATGCCGCACTTGGTGTTCCGCTCTCATACTTGCTCGCAGCGAGCTTCATGGCTGCTCCGGCAGGTCTCATGTTCGCGAAAATCATCGTCCCTGAGACAGATGAGCCAGATGACAACATCGAAATCGCGGAAGATGAAGAGAACAAGGCAGCGAACTTCGTCGATGCGGCCGCTCGCGGTGCGTCAGACGGTCTCTTCCTCGCCTTGAACGTCGGTGCGATGCTTCTCGCCTTCGTTTCATTAATCGCACTCGTCAACTTGATTCTCGGTGGAATCGGTGGCTTGTTCGGATTCGGTGACCTTACAGTTCAATTGATTCTCGGTTATGTGTTTGCTCCGCTCGCGTTCGTCATCGGTGTTCCTTGGGCAGATGCGGTTCAGTTCGGTAGCTTCCTCGGACAAAAACTTGTCTTGAACGAGTTCGTTGCCTTCTCTGAATTCGCACCAATCATTGGCACGGGTGAGCTTTCAGCTCGTACGGAAGCCATGACAGCGTTCGCACTCTGTGGATTCGCCAACATCTCGTCACTCGCGATCCTTCTCGGTGGTCTCGGTGGTATGGCGCCGAACCGTCGTGGTGACATCGCACGCATGGGTGTCCTCGCGATTCTCGCAGGTACGCTCGCTAACTTGATGTCAGCGACACTCGCTGGACTTCTTCTCTAATCGAATACGAGATAATCAGAGTGATCACTTCGGTGGTCACTCTTTTTATGTGGGCAGGTTAAGGTCGTGTGTCATGTGCGTCGCTGTGAGCCGTCACGTGAAACACGAGATCCGGAAACTGTCCATCGTCCTAGGATGGTGTCATGTCCCTTCGGTTGATACGTATGGGTAAGCCGGAATGGGATGGCGTTGTAATTGAACAAGACATGAAAAAAGCGCCTAGGAATGTTCCTAGACGCGTACGAGTTACGCTTGAAGTTGCATGCGCTGACGTTCGATCCACGGCTTCAATTTGATGAAGAGCGGGACGAACAAGGCAGTAATCAACAAGGCTTTAATAAAGTTGAATGGCAAGATCCCGTAAAGGACGAGGTTCGTTTTCACGGCCGGGTCCGCCATTTCGGCCATCCCGAAGAAGAACGCGTATGCCGGTAAGATGAGTACATAGTTCAAGATGGCCAAGCTGAGCGCCATCGTGATCGTTCCGGCCACGAGGCCTGAAGCGAGCGCTTTATTCGTTTTACGTTTATGGTAGAACCAAGCGACCGGATACATGAAGGCGACACCCGCGAAGAAGTTCGCAAGTTCACCGACCGGCACGCCGCCACCGTTAAAGACATAATAGAGGACGTTTTTTAG
Encoded here:
- a CDS encoding DUF86 domain-containing protein; protein product: MYFVNREKINATLVHMESMLERIDKLEGDAFTVELAKQRLAVHLMEGVIDVGNSMIDGFIMRDPGSYEDIVDILLDERVLDEETARAAKELVLLRAYYVREFVTSNSSRFDAWATDNKETFAKFPEQVRRYVEVELGPVSAFLPESE
- a CDS encoding TIGR01457 family HAD-type hydrolase translates to METVKGYLFDLDGTMYAGTEPIKAAVDFVNRLEATGFPYLFVTNNASMTPGQVADKLVKMGVHVTPEHVLTSAMATARYIEKMTPKATIYMIGEDGLRLALEERGFTVTDEPKADYVVIGLDRHITYEKLAKGALAIRNGARFISTNGDIAIPTERGFLPGNGALTSVLAVTTEKDPFFIGKPEPVMVDIALEMIGLKKDEVVMVGDNYHTDILFGINGGIRTLHVNSGVHGPAFIQEQEKLPTYMVESLDEWIHEKKG
- a CDS encoding NifU family protein, producing the protein MKENQKGVDTMEMFDQVQEVLDKLRPFLLRDGGDVELVDVEEGIVKLRLMGACGSCPSSTITLKAGIERALIEEVPGIVEVEQVF
- a CDS encoding YuzD family protein, translated to MKITVYGAEVQCASCVGAPSSTETYEWLQSALGRKYPEHRFEFEYIDFETVDDEIAEAIKQDEWFYPLVLLDGEVVDEGVVQLRKVYAAIEQK
- a CDS encoding S8 family serine peptidase, whose protein sequence is MKKKKLCSTVLASLLVLSSAPQLADASSDNGKERVIVVFKDSAKKNPLSIQGMEVRQQYANIPAAALEVPKSALNGLKNNPNIAHVEVDQTVQIENQTRDWGIPKLKAPSAWQSGFTGKGVKISVVDTGISAHPDLTISGGASFSSVTSSYADDNGHGTHVAGIIAARNNSIGTVGIAHEASIYAVKALEANGSGSLSSIIAGIDWSISNQMDIINLSLGTTSHSSTLQQVVDRANNAGILVVAAAGNNGRADGSGDLVNYPARYSSAIAVAATDINDNRASFSATGSTVEVAAPGVNINSTLYNGGYGPLSGTSMATPYVAGNLALMKQAYPSLSASQLRTRLSQDVIDLGPTGRDTWFGNGLVQAPGSGGTSQPVQALSTTVTTSKATYNAGEQVSISSTVRNANGQAVANADVRVTVTQPNGSTLTGTGKTASNGSITFTLSTTSSSQKGTYQVKSDATLSGYTAGSATTSFQLR
- a CDS encoding NAD(P)/FAD-dependent oxidoreductase, yielding MRKLVVLGGGYGGMRVIERVLSHQLNDVSITLVDRLPYHGLKTEYYALAAGTVSDRDIRVDFPEGIDYIYGQVTDIDTTDKMVLLASGEKVPYDDLVIGLGCEDKYHNVPGAAEFTYSIQTLEESRKTQQAINGLSPGSVVSIVGAGLSGVELASELRESRPDLTVRLFDRGPSVLSFLSNRVSMYVQSWFEEHGVDVINNANITRVDADGLWNHEELFASDMIVWTAGIQPVAVVRNQGWELDAGGRVKLTPHHHVPEAPDVFVVGDNASLPYAPSGQLAEAQAEQIVQVLLCKWKGVAYPDLPAIKLRGTLGSLGKKAGFGVFMGKQSLTGKVARLLKSGILWKHKVIK
- a CDS encoding YuzB family protein — translated: MMNPIIEFCASNLAMGSQIARAKLESDPDLDVVEYGCTGYCGVCALDLFCLVDGEVVIGQTPEELVANVYEKIEEMAW
- a CDS encoding NupC/NupG family nucleoside CNT transporter — translated: MKIMSVVGILALIGIAYIFSTNRKAIKWRTVLAAFAIQFLFAFLVLYTSAGRAVLLWISEGVQNVLNTANAGISFVFGTAVGGDNFVFAFQVLTIIVFMSSLIALLYYVGVMQWVIRILGTALAKALGTSRKESLSATANIFVGQTEAPLVIKPYLPSMTQSELFAVMVGGLASVAGSVLAGYAALGVPLSYLLAASFMAAPAGLMFAKIIVPETDEPDDNIEIAEDEENKAANFVDAAARGASDGLFLALNVGAMLLAFVSLIALVNLILGGIGGLFGFGDLTVQLILGYVFAPLAFVIGVPWADAVQFGSFLGQKLVLNEFVAFSEFAPIIGTGELSARTEAMTAFALCGFANISSLAILLGGLGGMAPNRRGDIARMGVLAILAGTLANLMSATLAGLLL
- a CDS encoding ECF transporter S component; protein product: MKTTRNKRLTTLVTLSMLGAISFVLMLFNFPLPFLPPFLKVDFSDIPALVAGIVFSPLAGVVVVALKNVLYYVFNGGGVPVGELANFFAGVAFMYPVAWFYHKRKTNKALASGLVAGTITMALSLAILNYVLILPAYAFFFGMAEMADPAVKTNLVLYGILPFNFIKALLITALFVPLFIKLKPWIERQRMQLQA